In Bacillota bacterium, the sequence GACGGAACTGATGATCTCCGGCCGCTCCCAAGTGACTTTTCTCATCGGAAGTTCCCTGGGTTTGGCCCAGAATCTTTTGGATTCCTGTCAGCTGCGCCTGTCCTTTGGTCCCATGACCTTTCCCCATGAACTGGCCCGGCTCATGTTACTAGAGCAGCTGTATCGAGCCTTTACGATTATGCGGAAGGAACCGTACCATAAGTAGTGAGAGTTCCCTTGGGGCATTGTAGCCAGGGAGGGGTGAACCATGATCAAACACCGGATTTATGCCATGAGTTTTGCTAAGGTCTATCCGGCCTATGTGGCCAAGGCGGAGAAAAAGGGGCGTACGCAGGAGGAAGTGGATGAGATTATCCGCTGGTTGACCGGTTACCCCCAGGAAGAGTTAGCGGCCCATCTGGAAAAGGGGACCGATTTTGAAACCTTCTTCAGGGAGGCGCCCGCACCGCACCCCAATCGGCGGTTGATTAAAGGTGTAGTTTGCGGTGTCCGGGTGGAGGAGATCGAAGAGCCCATCATGCGGGAGATCCGCTATTTGGATAAGCTCGTCGATGAGTTGGCCAAGGGAAAGGCCATGGAGAAAATCCTGCGGAAGGAATAGGGATGTACATAAAGAAAACCCAGGGGAAACCCCTGGGTTTCTAATTGCAAACAGGCTTTCCTTAGTTGACCAAAAGGAGGGTGTCGAAATAGGAGGGGTTTTTCTGGTTCCCCACCCCCAGGGTCCACTCGACATAGGCCCGGCCGGCGCCGTCGTTGTCGTTGACCAGCCAGTTAAAGCCCATCTGATAACCCGCCTCCAGCTTTGCCGGCTGGATGAGCTCCTTCGGAATGGCAATTTCATAGATGGTCACCGGATTGTCTTCGGTGCAAGGCACTACGATGAAGGACATCAGGTCGGCTTTGAAGGTGACCCCGGTGGCCACTTGCCAGGCCCAGGCCTCCAGGCCGCTGTCGGTGAGGGCCCAGCCGTACTCGTAGTCGTCGGCATCGTAGCTCATACTCTTGTTGTTGCGACCGTCCAGTGCGAGCTGGAGGTTATCCCCTTGCCAGATGTTGCTTCCGGTATAGGGATTGTACTGGACCTTATCTTCTACCACTACGGCCACGTAGAGGAAGTTGCTGTCCCACTGACACT encodes:
- a CDS encoding DUF2200 domain-containing protein; translated protein: MIKHRIYAMSFAKVYPAYVAKAEKKGRTQEEVDEIIRWLTGYPQEELAAHLEKGTDFETFFREAPAPHPNRRLIKGVVCGVRVEEIEEPIMREIRYLDKLVDELAKGKAMEKILRKE